The Chitinophagales bacterium nucleotide sequence GCCTTAGTGCTATTTGATTTGGATCACTTGTTTTAAATTTAAAATTGATTTTTAAAGGATTATCCTTTCCTAATTGATTTTGATTATTCTTCATACCTAATTTGGTTTGAAAAACTGTCAAGTTTTTTCAGGATAAGACAGGTAGTTGGCTAAAATGATTTTTTAAACCAACTTTGTCATTTAGATCTATCTCCGCAGGGAAAGGGTGTAGTTTCATATTAATTGTTTCCACAATGGTAAAGATTAAACCTGCTGTGATTATACCTACGATGACAGAAATTATATTACGCTTCATTTGTTAAAATTTAATTGAATGCAAAAATATATATTGTGTTAAGTGGTTAATTGTAAAAATGTTACCTATTTAAGAAAAGGAATATAATGAGGTGTGATTTTCATAGATGGAAATGACCTATAAATATGAATATATTCTGTTGGTGTTAAACCAGTTAACTGCTTGAAGTTATTGTTAAAATGTGCTTGATCAGCATAATTCATTTCATAAGCTAAAATCGAAAGATTGTCTTGATTTTCTTTAGAAATTATCCGGTAAGAATCGTTTATTCTAATAATTGAAAGCAAAGTTTTAGTAGAAACACCTATATAATTATTAAATAGTTGATTTAGATGCTTACGTGACGTATTTAGCTCTTTAGTCATAGCATTTACATTAGATAAATTGTTTTCATTTAGTAGAGTTTTGATTCCTTTTATCTTGTTGTAGTTTATTTTTTTCTTAATTAACTTTTCGAATAAAAAATCCTCTATAATCAATACTTGTTCCTCGAGGGTTTTCGCAGAAAGCATTTTCTCCCAGATTTCTTCTGCTTCATAGGAGAAAACATTGTCAAGTGTTATAAATTCATTCTTAAAAAGAGAGAGTGGCTCTTTAAAAAACGCATAGCACCCTACAATTTTGAATTGAATGGTAAACATACGGCTCTTACCATAACTTTCTACATAGTTTGGTTTGGTTTGTATTCCAGCTATCCAATGTTTGTAATAATTGGCAGCTGAAGAGAAACTATTATCATGGAATAGCTTGAAGGCATCGCCTAAGTTAAATACCAAACTCATATTTGTCTTAGGTAAACTTATTCCTTTATTATTACCTTCTATATAAATATAATTTTCAATATATTCTTCAAGTAAACGGCTCGGTTTTATGGTTTTGACGAACATGTGTTGAATGATATTTTTAGAACCAAATAAACGGACAGAAATCATAATATCGTTCCTTCTCTGGTCTTACCTGTAGCAGATATCCAAATGATAATTCTAATCCACCATAACTATTGCTCGCTATGCGGAGAGGGGAAGTATTCATGTCATAGCTCAGTTGAATTGATGAGCGTTTGATGTCGTATTGAACCCATGGGATAAAGGCATCGCCTGCTCTCCAACTCACTCCCAGTTTAAGTTTATTTCGCTCTTTACTTTTAGGTGCCAGATTCATACCTACACCGCCGCCGAAAACGATTTCATATTTTTTATCCTGATACTGATAGAAAAAAAGAGGAATAATACTATATCCTTTGCCGATTCTGAATTCTCCGTTGACATAAATATTTATTCTATTTTGCAACAAGGTATTCGTAGATTTTCTTAAAAAATTCTGCTCGGAAGAAAGTAGGTGCTGCATAGAGGCTCCAATCCCTAAGATATGCTCCTGCATAAAAGTTTGTTGATAGTTTAATCCTATCCCAAAATCAAAAAAATTGAGGCTCAGTCTATCAAACTGCTCTGTGACTGGCAGGCTTGGGTCGAAATAATCCCCATTGAACTGTTCTGGAAATCTGAGAAGCTCAGGGTTATAACTTCTATTGATATAATTGACATTCGCACCTATAGATAGTATCATGAAATTGAGACCAGAGGTGATAAGATGATAAGCACCAGATCCAGTAGCCTGGAATGTCGTAAATTTAGAGTCTCCTGCTCTATCCGCTAGCACTTGTAGTCCCAAACCAAATTTATCTTTGGTCAATTTAAATGGGAAATTCATATCGGCGCTTATACCTATCGAGTTATAATTCACCGGAATAGTCGCCCATTGATTTCTGGCTATAGCCATGAGTCTTATATCTTCCTCCATAGCACCGGTATTAGCTGGATTTAGAAAGATAGGGGTACGATAATACTGGGAAAAATGTAAGTCTTGACTACGGAGGAAACTAAGAGTTAAAGAAAAAAGAATAAGGAGAAGAATAGAGACTAGCTTTTTTGCGTATACATTTTTATTATTGTAGCACAAAGTTACGCGAAGTATTGCACAAAGTTTCACTAAGTAATGATTGGTAGTTAGAATGGGTCTCTTGTTTTTTTGTTTCAAATCAGGCTTAAAAGAAATCTTGCTTAATTCTATGTTCAAATTGCTAAATAAGGTAACCACTGACCACTCTCCACTGACCACCGACCACTATTTTAATATCGTAATATTCCCTTTCTTGCTCATACTGGCGCCTCCTATACATTCTACATAGAGATGATATGCGAATACACCTGGTTCTAGTTCTATTCCTTTGTAGGTGCCATCCCAGCCTTTTTTCTGAT carries:
- a CDS encoding AraC family transcriptional regulator; this encodes MFVKTIKPSRLLEEYIENYIYIEGNNKGISLPKTNMSLVFNLGDAFKLFHDNSFSSAANYYKHWIAGIQTKPNYVESYGKSRMFTIQFKIVGCYAFFKEPLSLFKNEFITLDNVFSYEAEEIWEKMLSAKTLEEQVLIIEDFLFEKLIKKKINYNKIKGIKTLLNENNLSNVNAMTKELNTSRKHLNQLFNNYIGVSTKTLLSIIRINDSYRIISKENQDNLSILAYEMNYADQAHFNNNFKQLTGLTPTEYIHIYRSFPSMKITPHYIPFLK
- a CDS encoding PorP/SprF family type IX secretion system membrane protein, producing MVSGEWSVVTLFSNLNIELSKISFKPDLKQKNKRPILTTNHYLVKLCAILRVTLCYNNKNVYAKKLVSILLLILFSLTLSFLRSQDLHFSQYYRTPIFLNPANTGAMEEDIRLMAIARNQWATIPVNYNSIGISADMNFPFKLTKDKFGLGLQVLADRAGDSKFTTFQATGSGAYHLITSGLNFMILSIGANVNYINRSYNPELLRFPEQFNGDYFDPSLPVTEQFDRLSLNFFDFGIGLNYQQTFMQEHILGIGASMQHLLSSEQNFLRKSTNTLLQNRINIYVNGEFRIGKGYSIIPLFFYQYQDKKYEIVFGGGVGMNLAPKSKERNKLKLGVSWRAGDAFIPWVQYDIKRSSIQLSYDMNTSPLRIASNSYGGLELSFGYLLQVRPEKERYYDFCPFIWF